Below is a window of Limisphaera ngatamarikiensis DNA.
GGCGGATCCGCATTCCGAAGTGTTGGGGTGCATGCTGGCGTTCAGCGCGGGAGCCTTCTTATGCATTGCCTGCAGCGACCTGCTACCCGAACTCAAGTTCCATGCGCACGACCGTTTGCGGCTTTCCGCAGCCCTGGTTCTCGGACTGGCCCTCCCTCTGGCCCTTGGTGAGCCCCATGAACATAACTACACCCACACACACGGCACGGTCCATGGCTGTGTTGAATCCCACGCCGATCCTCGTCCGGCAAATCACGGGGCAGCGTCGGCCCCCTGTGAACTGCACTAGCCGACTCCTGAAAACGGTCTTCTCGGCCAGAACCCCATGCAAACGACCCCTTCGTGTTGAGGGTTAACGTTTCTGAACATGACATTTCCAACACCCTGCTAATGGTGCCGGAACAGGCGTTCGCGGTTGGCCACCAGGTACCAGACAATGCCCACGTTGATGACGAGCACGACCGTCACAGTGACGGAGAAACGATGCAGGAGTTCGTACACCTCGATGGGAATGAAAAAGCAGGATTCTCCGATCGCCATCCAGCCGGCCCAACTTGCGCGCAACCACAGGCCAACCCCTTCGGCCAGGGAAAACAAACTGTAAAAGGCCGTGCCGGCCGCCACCCAGTGCAGTCGCTGAGACGAGATTTGCCCAAGCTTGATCCCCAAATCCACAAAGAACTGCTTCTCAGGGTCCAGGTGCAGAACCAACAGAACCTGCCGGAACAGACCGGGCAGGCTCTTGTCCGACAGCTTCCATACCCCCAACGCCAACAGGAGCAGGAGCAGGGCCTTGCCCAGCTTGAAGAAAATAATGGCGTAGAGAGTTGGAGCCCTGCTGCCGGCAGGGCCCCTGGCCGGGGTCGGTTTGCGAGAACGGGCGGATGCCATGGGTTTCCGGACGTGGTGGGCAAGTGGTCCTGGCGAAGCCAAACCCGGCTGCGCCGCCCCGGAACATCAGCGCAATCGCGACTGCAACCACTCCAAAAGCCCGGAAATGGGCACGCGCGTCTGTTGCATGGTGTCGCGGTCGCGTACCGTCACCGTGTCCTTCAGTTCGGGCCCCTTCTCGCCCAGGGTTTCGAAGTCCACCGTCACGCAGAAGGGCGTGCCGACTTCGTCCTGACGCCGGTAGCGCCGACCGATTGCACCGGCGTCGTCGTAAAACACGTTCATGTGGGGACGAAGCAGGTCGCGAATTTGCCGCGCTTTTTCCACCAGGGCCGGCCGGTTCTTTAACAACGGGAACACCGCCACCTTGATGGGGGCGATCCGCGGATGAAGCCGCAGCACGACCCTGGTTTCCGGTTCACCCTTCTCATTGGGTGCCTGATCCTCGTCATAGGCATGGCACAACAGGGCCAGCGCCAGCCGGTCCACACCGGCTGAAGGCTCGATCACGTGGGGGATGTAATAACCCTTGCCCAGCATCTCGGCGTCCTGCCGTGCGGAGGCTTCGGCTTTATCCGCCGGCTCCCCCATCCGCGTCAGGTAGCCCAATCGGTGGCGGTAGTAGCGCTCCTGAAGGTCCTGTTGTTTGGAAGGTTCCAACCGACCCCATGCCGCCCGTAATTCCTCGTCGAAAACCGTCATGGGCCGGCCGGAGTAACGTTGGTGCTGGCTGAGGTCGAAATCGCTCCGGGCGGCAATGCCCTCCAGCTCCTGCGTGCCAAACGGGAATTTGAACTGAATGTCGACGCAGGCGCGGGCGTAATGGGCAAGTTCCTCCGGTTTCTGCCAGTATTCCTCCAGCGTGGTGCGCGGCAGTCCGATGCTTTCGTAGAACCGGATCCGC
It encodes the following:
- a CDS encoding DUF2127 domain-containing protein encodes the protein MASARSRKPTPARGPAGSRAPTLYAIIFFKLGKALLLLLLALGVWKLSDKSLPGLFRQVLLVLHLDPEKQFFVDLGIKLGQISSQRLHWVAAGTAFYSLFSLAEGVGLWLRASWAGWMAIGESCFFIPIEVYELLHRFSVTVTVVLVINVGIVWYLVANRERLFRHH
- a CDS encoding glycine--tRNA ligase; this encodes MAQSASQQLMEKIVALCKRRGFIFPSSEIYGGINGFWDYGPLGAELKRNLKEQWWLQMTRFRDDVVGLDATIIMHPRIWEASGHVATFSDPMVDCKTCKGRFRADQLHETPCPRKPSKMVSECEGEKTEPRPFNLMFKTIVGPIESEENVAYLRPETAQAIFAQFKNVLETSRQKIPFGIAQIGKAFRNEVTPRNYTFRSREFEQMELEFFIRPDEAVEAIYGEVARPAGPGHPGEPQPNWGWQMWHQYWVEERIRFYESIGLPRTTLEEYWQKPEELAHYARACVDIQFKFPFGTQELEGIAARSDFDLSQHQRYSGRPMTVFDEELRAAWGRLEPSKQQDLQERYYRHRLGYLTRMGEPADKAEASARQDAEMLGKGYYIPHVIEPSAGVDRLALALLCHAYDEDQAPNEKGEPETRVVLRLHPRIAPIKVAVFPLLKNRPALVEKARQIRDLLRPHMNVFYDDAGAIGRRYRRQDEVGTPFCVTVDFETLGEKGPELKDTVTVRDRDTMQQTRVPISGLLEWLQSRLR